Proteins encoded in a region of the Photobacterium profundum SS9 genome:
- the tadF gene encoding tight adherence pilus pseudopilin TadF, producing MKNKQRGVFAIEMAFVLFFLCALLTFTGDIAYQLLNRVNLDRTSYSLVNILKERTRFFSTQNADGSRTVRYAVTQKDADDMETLAARLLGRPDTGTFGLRVESLRYNGSTEYYDRYIKSMNNTLDCDPDDALTSRRSLVPLSASGKAAPLYQVTVCYRIDSWFNRFMGSNNQQAYLHSSSAIVGR from the coding sequence ATGAAGAATAAACAGCGTGGCGTGTTTGCTATCGAAATGGCTTTCGTACTGTTTTTCTTGTGTGCGTTATTGACCTTCACAGGTGACATCGCCTATCAGTTATTGAATCGGGTCAATCTGGATCGCACCAGTTATTCTTTAGTCAATATATTGAAAGAGCGTACCCGCTTTTTCAGCACCCAAAACGCAGACGGCTCGCGCACTGTGCGTTATGCCGTAACCCAAAAAGATGCCGATGACATGGAAACCCTCGCCGCTCGGTTATTGGGTCGCCCCGATACAGGCACATTTGGTTTACGAGTGGAATCCCTACGCTATAACGGCAGCACGGAATACTACGATCGTTACATCAAAAGCATGAATAATACCTTGGATTGTGACCCTGATGATGCGCTCACCTCACGTCGTAGTCTTGTGCCATTATCGGCGTCCGGCAAAGCCGCACCTCTGTATCAAGTAACAGTGTGCTACCGCATCGATTCTTGGTTTAACCGTTTCATGGGCAGCAATAACCAGCAAGCTTACCTACATTCATCATCAGCGATTGTGGGACGTTAA
- a CDS encoding Flp family type IVb pilin: MNKLYVNTMAFLDTYKNDERGVTAIEYGLIAVAMAVLLGAVFSTDGSLITALQNGFKVISDQLTAMSS, from the coding sequence ATGAACAAGTTATATGTAAACACGATGGCCTTTCTAGATACATACAAAAATGATGAGCGTGGTGTAACCGCGATTGAATACGGCTTAATTGCTGTTGCAATGGCAGTACTACTTGGCGCTGTATTTAGCACAGATGGTTCTCTAATCACTGCATTGCAGAATGGCTTTAAAGTAATTAGTGATCAACTAACTGCGATGTCATCATAA
- a CDS encoding TadE/TadG family type IV pilus assembly protein: MNRHKQRGVFSIEFAMSAIVLFLVTFAIFEASRLIYIINLTESALRESTRDTRVFESKRYNTAYENRLQQIFEGEGEIWHYLVKPARYRFSITYYDTYQNLIKDTPHIGECQRCELALYSLQYRYLPMFFIGNVVDRTITRDILAEQEHEGWPINEE, from the coding sequence ATGAACCGGCATAAACAACGGGGCGTATTCAGTATCGAGTTTGCCATGAGCGCCATCGTTCTCTTTCTGGTGACATTCGCCATTTTCGAGGCTAGTCGCCTTATTTACATCATTAATTTAACTGAATCTGCCCTGCGCGAATCCACCCGTGATACCCGCGTATTTGAAAGTAAACGCTATAACACCGCCTATGAAAACCGCTTACAACAGATATTTGAAGGCGAAGGTGAAATTTGGCATTACTTGGTAAAACCAGCACGCTACCGCTTTTCAATCACCTATTACGACACCTATCAAAACCTGATTAAAGACACTCCACATATTGGTGAATGTCAGCGTTGTGAGTTGGCGTTATACAGTCTGCAGTATCGCTACTTACCCATGTTTTTCATTGGCAATGTAGTTGATCGCACCATTACGCGTGACATATTAGCCGAACAGGAACATGAAGGGTGGCCGATCAATGAAGAATAA
- a CDS encoding RcpC/CpaB family pilus assembly protein yields MNSKIIFVIAFLAVLTGLYGMADTLLSTTDTASPPVTEEKEIKYITVWRATSALARGQTLSPSSLTREQLTEEAALSLGINSDVTLNFEPTTLMNMDVKQGALVFPELQTSPGQAGYLNLITRGDMTLYPLTIASKNLIDNYIQPGDYIDIMAVSSPRTNLSNTTSTLENFEGVRASLLMRRIRVMSVGQSNTLAEKADQRATITSTIRPKVNISNENESTVVIEVNPDDLAKLSLAQRTMYIEIYRSQHYRQTPDADVSDVIKNYTGIVELRGAGRDRLGEVF; encoded by the coding sequence ATGAACTCAAAAATTATTTTTGTGATCGCCTTTTTGGCGGTACTCACCGGATTATATGGCATGGCCGATACCTTGTTATCGACCACTGACACCGCCAGCCCTCCCGTGACCGAAGAAAAAGAAATCAAATACATCACCGTGTGGCGAGCAACGTCTGCATTAGCGCGCGGACAAACATTATCGCCGTCATCACTTACGCGAGAACAATTAACCGAAGAAGCCGCCCTTTCATTAGGGATAAACAGCGATGTGACCTTGAATTTTGAGCCCACAACATTGATGAACATGGACGTTAAACAAGGAGCCTTGGTGTTTCCAGAACTCCAAACCTCACCAGGGCAAGCGGGTTACCTCAACCTGATCACTCGTGGTGACATGACCCTCTACCCGTTGACTATCGCGTCCAAAAACCTGATTGACAATTACATTCAACCAGGTGATTACATTGATATTATGGCAGTCAGCTCACCACGAACCAACCTGTCAAATACCACATCGACGTTAGAAAACTTTGAGGGCGTACGTGCATCTTTACTGATGCGACGTATTCGAGTGATGTCAGTCGGGCAGTCAAACACACTGGCAGAAAAAGCAGATCAACGAGCGACGATAACATCAACTATTCGTCCTAAGGTCAATATCTCGAATGAAAATGAATCAACTGTCGTTATTGAGGTAAATCCAGACGACTTAGCCAAGTTGTCGTTAGCACAACGCACCATGTACATCGAAATTTACCGTAGCCAGCATTATCGCCAAACACCCGATGCTGACGTCAGTGACGTAATCAAAAACTACACCGGTATCGTTGAATTGCGCGGTGCGGGTCGTGATCGCCTTGGAGAAGTCTTCTAA
- a CDS encoding type II secretion system F family protein: MSIYLSLLLFGVAILLHKRRQRSLKDIFFADPSNDPDDDSIQAVNIESLKHLTWWRVLLINFAPAFAMLGDKAWLKLAIFMMLLTAVGVYINNSLLLLNSYWLPLLMPTLGFFWGWAWLLKKRRDEFEQTFPDALNIMMSAVTAGESIMQSISYVGKTLDNKVGAVFQDMGERLKLGEPPEQVFKRASKHYPYPTFLFFVVTIRANMSRGGQLKPVMARLIRVLVDSRTLDKKKSAMTSEARLSAKIVASLPFIFMVFLSFISPQNLNYVLTDPSGRYVLYYVVGSETLGLFIIWLLIRGVR, from the coding sequence ATGAGTATTTACCTCTCTCTCTTATTGTTTGGTGTGGCGATATTGCTGCATAAGCGTCGTCAGCGTTCGTTGAAAGATATCTTCTTTGCAGACCCATCAAACGATCCCGATGACGATAGCATCCAAGCTGTAAATATAGAATCACTGAAACACCTGACATGGTGGAGGGTCCTACTCATTAACTTCGCTCCCGCGTTTGCCATGTTGGGCGATAAAGCCTGGCTCAAGCTGGCGATTTTTATGATGCTACTCACCGCGGTTGGGGTGTACATCAACAACTCTTTACTACTGCTGAACAGCTATTGGTTACCGCTTCTTATGCCAACGTTAGGCTTCTTTTGGGGGTGGGCTTGGCTGTTGAAAAAGCGCCGTGATGAATTTGAGCAAACCTTTCCTGATGCCCTCAACATCATGATGAGTGCCGTCACTGCAGGTGAAAGTATCATGCAATCGATCAGCTATGTCGGCAAAACCCTCGACAACAAAGTCGGGGCTGTTTTCCAAGACATGGGGGAGCGTTTAAAACTGGGTGAACCACCGGAGCAGGTTTTTAAGCGAGCCAGCAAACATTACCCCTATCCAACCTTCTTATTTTTCGTGGTTACCATTCGAGCCAATATGTCGCGCGGTGGTCAGTTAAAACCGGTAATGGCCCGCTTGATTCGGGTGTTGGTCGATAGCCGTACCCTCGACAAGAAAAAGAGCGCAATGACCTCGGAAGCCCGTTTATCAGCCAAGATAGTGGCATCCCTCCCTTTTATTTTCATGGTGTTCTTGAGTTTCATCAGTCCACAAAATCTCAATTATGTACTGACCGACCCAAGTGGTCGCTATGTGCTGTATTACGTGGTCGGCAGTGAAACGTTAGGGCTGTTCATCATCTGGTTATTGATCCGAGGAGTTCGCTAA
- a CDS encoding tetratricopeptide repeat protein — MIRLTFLFTLLLLQVGCVTSTTQHTVTESDLKAVGNYAGLINYYKTALIASPNDPKVMLSLADAYYRNKDIESARFYVDQLEKLNYRGATFSFLAGNVYAASNDYSHALTAYQYAKQQGYSASDLDLEMGIVYSYTGQYLLAKEAFDQARLKGHDDIAIKNNLAVLAIAQAHYQQAVDILLPVFQHSPEQQKVSLNLAIALIQLGDIPQAKQVLGERITDEQLMALVYALRVSGNTENKERHKISNEEQHEPA, encoded by the coding sequence ATGATACGACTAACTTTTTTATTCACCCTTTTACTGTTGCAAGTCGGCTGTGTCACCTCGACGACTCAGCACACCGTTACCGAATCCGATTTAAAAGCCGTCGGTAATTATGCAGGCTTAATCAACTATTACAAAACCGCATTAATCGCATCGCCTAACGATCCCAAAGTGATGTTGTCACTGGCCGATGCCTACTACCGCAACAAAGACATTGAATCTGCCCGTTTCTATGTCGACCAACTGGAAAAGCTCAATTACCGAGGGGCTACCTTCTCATTTCTCGCGGGTAACGTGTACGCTGCATCAAACGATTATTCGCACGCACTCACAGCGTACCAATATGCCAAACAGCAAGGCTATTCCGCATCAGATTTAGACCTCGAAATGGGGATTGTTTACAGCTATACCGGCCAATATCTCTTGGCCAAAGAAGCTTTCGATCAAGCCAGATTGAAAGGACACGATGACATTGCGATCAAAAATAACCTCGCTGTATTGGCTATTGCCCAAGCCCATTATCAACAAGCAGTCGATATCTTATTGCCCGTTTTTCAACACAGTCCTGAACAACAAAAAGTGTCATTGAATCTTGCCATAGCATTGATTCAACTGGGTGATATCCCCCAAGCCAAACAAGTGTTGGGCGAACGAATTACTGACGAGCAACTCATGGCTTTGGTGTACGCATTGCGAGTATCGGGCAATACAGAGAATAAAGAGAGACATAAGATAAGTAATGAGGAGCAACATGAACCGGCATAA
- a CDS encoding TadE/TadG family type IV pilus assembly protein, with amino-acid sequence MSIKRMNHQGISSNKMGSPRQQRGAAGIYTALALIPLFGMIFWALEGTRYIQKKNRLADATEAATLAVTTANQDDKTYENQLATNYVQTYIRNIAIINDIKVERSEGIDYYPTPDGNEEREYFQYRVTAKTDHTSWLSSDIIPSFSPTETVANRALARNYPIYLGDKDIDIVFVSDFSGSMKGNKIRALKDAIQAIANEILVPRDGEVEVTNRIAFVPYNMRVQEKRSNTRWCLTQLDYRPNFNGGNYSSYEDIDWSTWSTWTRNQVRDCSNGYYSCTGKKRRDARTVYAILNTSKSETGSGWYFPDPYSYINFPDSVAKTFTAKANNLQFQSTNQKLYSGGMCSGNFWTIPLTSEKTTLSPIQNNMSPDGGTSVYQGLIRGAQILEQGRPTSPSPETSAAYNSRIKMILMLSDGQEMPYVSTFNQLVNQGLCNTIKAQFNDSDQQLYMGVLGIEFDAQGQQGFKNCVGQNNITNVDDVDDLIKEILEMIKEGSKTDGISKLYYRHLES; translated from the coding sequence ATGAGTATCAAGAGAATGAACCACCAAGGTATCAGCTCGAATAAAATGGGAAGCCCACGGCAACAACGAGGCGCTGCGGGCATCTATACCGCACTCGCCCTTATTCCTTTATTTGGCATGATTTTCTGGGCACTGGAAGGCACCCGCTATATCCAGAAAAAAAACCGACTGGCAGATGCTACCGAAGCTGCCACATTAGCAGTAACCACGGCTAACCAAGATGATAAAACGTATGAAAACCAATTGGCTACCAACTACGTTCAAACGTATATCCGTAACATCGCCATTATTAACGACATCAAGGTTGAACGTTCTGAAGGCATTGATTATTACCCTACACCTGACGGCAATGAAGAAAGGGAGTATTTCCAATACCGCGTGACGGCCAAAACCGATCATACTTCGTGGTTAAGCAGCGATATTATCCCAAGTTTCTCGCCAACCGAAACCGTTGCTAACCGTGCGTTGGCGCGTAATTACCCGATTTATCTCGGTGATAAAGATATCGATATTGTCTTTGTCTCCGATTTCTCTGGCTCTATGAAAGGCAATAAAATTCGAGCTCTCAAAGACGCAATTCAAGCCATTGCCAATGAAATATTAGTGCCACGAGACGGCGAAGTCGAAGTCACCAACCGCATTGCATTTGTGCCTTATAACATGCGTGTACAAGAAAAACGCAGTAACACCCGATGGTGCCTTACTCAATTAGACTATCGCCCGAATTTCAATGGCGGTAACTATTCATCTTATGAAGACATTGATTGGTCGACGTGGTCTACATGGACACGTAACCAAGTGAGGGATTGCAGTAATGGCTATTACAGTTGCACTGGTAAAAAAAGGCGTGATGCTCGCACAGTATATGCGATCTTGAATACCTCTAAGTCGGAAACAGGGAGTGGATGGTATTTTCCTGACCCATACTCTTACATCAACTTTCCCGACAGTGTAGCCAAAACTTTTACGGCCAAAGCTAATAACCTACAATTCCAATCGACCAACCAGAAGTTATACAGCGGGGGGATGTGTTCAGGTAACTTTTGGACCATTCCTCTTACGTCAGAGAAAACAACTCTGTCTCCAATTCAAAACAACATGTCACCCGATGGCGGTACCTCGGTTTATCAAGGTCTGATCCGGGGCGCTCAAATATTAGAACAAGGACGCCCCACTTCACCCTCACCTGAAACATCAGCAGCCTATAACTCACGTATTAAAATGATTTTAATGTTAAGTGACGGACAAGAAATGCCCTACGTCAGCACCTTCAATCAACTGGTGAATCAAGGGTTATGTAACACCATCAAAGCACAATTCAATGACAGTGATCAGCAGCTGTACATGGGGGTACTCGGCATTGAATTTGATGCCCAAGGACAACAAGGTTTCAAAAACTGTGTAGGCCAAAACAACATCACCAACGTCGACGATGTGGATGACTTGATCAAAGAAATTTTAGAGATGATCAAAGAAGGTTCAAAAACCGACGGCATCAGCAAATTGTATTACCGCCACTTAGAGAGTTAA
- a CDS encoding type II secretion system F family protein has product MIFVLISLFVLSAVCAWKLSQWHTEQAKQAHVESYLSAKKDGRLTRLNRFITHLGKNHQQDLEQQFVDAGFYNTQFTKYYVPAKLTLVIFTCVVVLMSDLSFTNQAAIGAVAMIAILLVPEMVLSMRKKALILKTSRQLPYMLDMMSVCVQTGMTIEAALTYLSTELEAFDRDLCFHIKKTADSARVKGLEKALIELSERIPTPDVRSFTLTLIQNLQYGTSIANVLSALAEDMRKMQVLTMEEKIGKLAAKMSVPLILLIMFPIVILILAPGMMQMTVDIGQ; this is encoded by the coding sequence ATGATCTTTGTTTTGATTAGCCTTTTTGTTCTTAGTGCAGTATGTGCATGGAAGCTCTCACAATGGCATACCGAACAAGCCAAGCAAGCCCATGTCGAAAGTTATCTGAGCGCAAAAAAAGACGGACGGCTCACACGATTAAACCGTTTCATTACGCATTTAGGCAAAAACCACCAGCAAGATCTGGAGCAACAGTTTGTCGATGCAGGTTTCTATAATACCCAATTTACCAAATATTATGTGCCCGCCAAGCTTACTCTTGTCATTTTTACCTGCGTAGTCGTGCTCATGTCTGATCTCTCATTCACCAATCAAGCTGCGATTGGTGCCGTGGCGATGATAGCCATTTTGCTAGTACCGGAAATGGTACTGTCGATGCGTAAGAAAGCGCTGATTCTCAAAACGTCACGCCAATTACCTTACATGCTCGATATGATGTCGGTGTGTGTGCAAACCGGGATGACCATTGAAGCTGCACTAACCTACCTGAGCACTGAATTGGAAGCCTTTGACAGAGATTTGTGTTTCCACATAAAAAAAACAGCTGACAGTGCTCGCGTCAAAGGGTTAGAAAAAGCACTGATCGAACTGAGTGAGCGCATTCCTACCCCAGATGTGCGCAGCTTTACGCTGACACTGATTCAAAACCTGCAATACGGCACCTCTATCGCCAATGTATTAAGTGCGTTAGCAGAAGACATGCGGAAAATGCAGGTGCTCACCATGGAAGAAAAAATCGGCAAACTCGCCGCCAAAATGAGTGTGCCACTGATTCTCTTAATTATGTTTCCTATCGTTATTTTGATTCTAGCGCCGGGAATGATGCAAATGACGGTGGACATAGGCCAATGA
- a CDS encoding CpaF family protein: MNTNKELYLTFRNQIFEVLDAQAIVKMSKEELVKQIQNAVDVLASNYHRPVSTAMRNLLVKNLVDELVGLGPLQPLIEDDTITDIMVNGANHIFFERNGKLQHSDVVFINEAQLLEIAQRIASRVGRRVDESSPMVDARLEDGSRVNIVIKPIAIDGTTISIRKFREHKIGLEELVTFGSLSPDMARVLMIAARCRLNILISGGTGSGKTTLLNALSNFISEDERIVTIEDAAELKLQQPHVVRLETRTASIENTGAISQRELVINSLRMRPDRIILGECRGSEAFEMLQAMNTGHDGSMSTLHANTPRDAISRVESMVMMASLNQPLDAIRRTIVSAVHLVVQVNRQRDGSRKITSLSEVVGLEGENVVMEELFRFQTLEGKPNDKVRGEFVTQGIMQRSILMQRATYYGLQDELVAAFRGHQ; the protein is encoded by the coding sequence ATGAATACCAATAAAGAGCTCTACCTTACTTTTCGGAATCAAATATTCGAAGTACTGGATGCCCAAGCCATTGTCAAAATGTCGAAAGAAGAGTTGGTCAAACAAATTCAGAATGCCGTAGACGTGTTGGCGAGTAATTATCACCGCCCTGTCTCCACCGCCATGCGCAATTTGTTGGTCAAAAACTTGGTTGATGAATTGGTTGGCTTGGGTCCACTGCAACCGCTGATTGAAGATGACACCATTACCGACATCATGGTCAATGGCGCCAATCACATCTTCTTCGAACGCAACGGCAAGCTGCAACATTCTGATGTAGTGTTTATCAATGAGGCGCAATTATTAGAAATCGCCCAGCGCATTGCGTCACGGGTCGGTCGCCGCGTCGATGAATCGTCCCCGATGGTGGATGCACGCTTAGAAGATGGTAGCCGCGTCAATATTGTGATCAAACCAATTGCAATAGATGGCACCACCATTTCAATCCGTAAATTCCGTGAACATAAAATCGGTTTAGAAGAATTGGTAACCTTCGGATCACTCTCGCCAGACATGGCACGAGTGTTAATGATTGCCGCTCGGTGTCGCCTTAATATTTTAATTTCTGGCGGTACAGGTTCGGGTAAAACCACCCTACTGAATGCCTTGTCAAATTTCATCAGTGAAGACGAACGTATCGTCACTATTGAAGATGCCGCCGAGCTGAAGTTGCAGCAGCCCCATGTGGTACGTTTGGAAACTCGTACCGCCAGCATCGAAAATACTGGCGCAATATCACAGCGTGAGCTGGTAATTAACTCGTTACGGATGCGTCCAGATCGCATCATTTTAGGTGAATGTCGTGGTTCTGAAGCCTTTGAAATGCTGCAAGCCATGAACACAGGTCATGATGGGTCTATGTCTACCTTGCACGCCAATACCCCCCGCGATGCCATTTCCCGGGTGGAGTCCATGGTGATGATGGCCAGTTTAAACCAGCCTTTAGATGCGATTCGCCGCACCATTGTCAGCGCCGTGCACTTGGTGGTGCAAGTGAACCGTCAACGTGATGGCTCACGTAAAATCACCAGTTTGTCAGAAGTAGTGGGCTTAGAAGGCGAGAACGTGGTGATGGAAGAGTTATTCCGTTTCCAAACATTAGAAGGTAAACCTAATGACAAGGTTCGCGGTGAGTTCGTTACACAAGGCATTATGCAACGATCGATTCTGATGCAACGCGCGACATATTATGGCCTGCAAGACGAACTGGTTGCCGCTTTCCGAGGCCATCAATGA
- a CDS encoding AAA family ATPase, with product MFDLAKAISQTTEKSREHQGPTGCTLFYQTDACLNLVQEVFRFEGWQAPDCLKNQSQGTDYSYKKNNKLEHSTLQEIIILELNQSTNVVDDAKSFASRLPNHKGVVVIGKEDAITTLRGLKEMGFYYLFWPANKQEITDFLRHVHSNQQRFAGVSQNRKAKRVAVLGSKGGVGNTVISAELAACLAHSGAETILIDHQYAFSNIDIVLGLKQFQKQDANNLALQLHDMDEATASDYLIKVTDHLRLLAIEGNEPTSTLQSYTDSINDLLMRQANFIIEDFSGSVDFSLNLHQLVERHDVMIIVVEPTVSSVRSARFRIEQIEEISLTNSLDIRVLTFMNVHRPDVAFSLTGEEVSTYLGRVVDVTLQYDKRFASLLLDGKRLHKLEKSAAGPFNDMALLLHGKTLRNHRSSMAKLKGLFKR from the coding sequence ATGTTCGATCTCGCTAAAGCGATTAGTCAGACCACCGAAAAAAGCCGCGAACATCAGGGACCGACAGGTTGTACCTTGTTCTACCAAACAGATGCCTGCTTAAATTTGGTACAAGAAGTCTTTCGTTTTGAAGGCTGGCAAGCACCTGATTGCCTTAAAAATCAAAGTCAAGGCACTGATTACAGTTATAAAAAAAATAATAAATTAGAACATTCTACACTGCAAGAAATCATCATTCTTGAGCTAAACCAATCGACGAATGTGGTCGACGACGCCAAATCATTTGCCAGCCGTTTACCGAACCACAAAGGCGTGGTGGTAATTGGTAAGGAAGACGCTATCACCACCTTACGTGGGCTAAAAGAAATGGGATTTTATTACCTATTTTGGCCTGCAAATAAGCAAGAGATCACCGATTTCTTACGCCATGTACATTCCAATCAACAACGTTTTGCAGGTGTGAGTCAAAATCGTAAAGCCAAGCGGGTTGCGGTATTAGGCAGTAAAGGTGGTGTCGGTAATACGGTGATCAGTGCAGAGCTGGCCGCTTGCTTGGCGCATTCTGGTGCAGAAACCATATTGATCGACCACCAATATGCCTTCAGTAATATCGATATCGTGTTAGGCCTTAAACAATTCCAAAAACAAGATGCCAATAACTTGGCGCTACAACTGCATGATATGGATGAAGCGACTGCCAGTGATTACTTAATTAAAGTAACCGATCACTTACGTCTGCTGGCAATTGAAGGGAATGAACCGACCAGCACTCTACAAAGTTATACCGATAGCATTAATGATTTATTAATGCGTCAGGCCAATTTCATCATTGAAGACTTCTCTGGCTCAGTCGATTTCTCATTGAACCTTCATCAATTGGTTGAACGCCATGACGTGATGATCATTGTTGTTGAACCGACCGTCTCTTCAGTGCGCTCGGCTCGTTTTCGTATTGAACAGATTGAAGAAATAAGCCTAACAAATAGCCTCGACATACGTGTATTGACCTTTATGAATGTTCACCGTCCTGACGTGGCATTTTCCTTAACAGGTGAAGAAGTTAGCACCTACTTAGGTCGAGTTGTCGATGTCACCTTGCAGTATGACAAACGATTCGCATCGTTATTGTTGGACGGTAAGCGTTTGCATAAATTAGAAAAAAGTGCGGCAGGCCCCTTCAATGATATGGCCTTGTTGTTACATGGTAAAACCTTGCGTAATCACCGCTCATCCATGGCGAAACTGAAGGGTTTGTTTAAACGATGA
- a CDS encoding prepilin peptidase has product MPLLMLWVTYSDIRYRRISNIVCAAVFSLSLTLAFSQHQLADGIISSIIMFLISLLLFYFNIVAAGDGKLASAFAVALSPQQLISALYFTLLFGGVVAVIYLIKYQLIQRRSPEKARGLPYGVAIACGFGLQIFASYL; this is encoded by the coding sequence ATGCCACTTTTAATGCTTTGGGTCACTTATTCGGATATACGCTATCGCCGTATTTCCAATATTGTATGTGCGGCAGTGTTTTCACTGTCGCTCACTCTAGCATTTTCTCAGCATCAACTGGCTGATGGGATAATCAGTTCAATCATCATGTTTCTTATAAGCTTGCTACTGTTTTATTTTAATATTGTAGCAGCCGGTGATGGAAAACTAGCATCTGCTTTTGCTGTGGCCTTGTCACCGCAGCAGTTGATTTCTGCCTTATATTTTACGTTGCTGTTCGGTGGCGTAGTGGCAGTGATCTATCTCATCAAATATCAATTAATACAGCGAAGATCGCCAGAAAAAGCTCGTGGTTTACCTTATGGCGTAGCCATTGCCTGTGGGTTTGGTTTGCAGATCTTTGCCAGTTATTTATAA
- a CDS encoding type II and III secretion system protein family protein yields MFNPFRSFPPFSTTVISMMMLCLSTSVFAADKFITLNDANNLEFPQEIGTVFVSQPDILDYKVIDNRKLVIFSNKIGQAKVIVYGKENQVLLSQRYHVDINLSQVRRQLKLYYPDLNISVSSVGEQVAVRGTVNNEKQRDDIYRMVATLLGKKEIERYNEAEKLKFVESGFEEANWVRYSKNYIWEGIVEGLVIAQAQQVNVKISVAQVTKEFNETIGVDWSTVGRSVGEFSFLKFKANDLSTVINAIGNDNIAEILAEPNLTVLSGESASFLVGGEVPVIVTNDNSTNISFKEFGIKLELSAKVLSNKSIKLQLAPEVSAVEGYVKAAGIEVPQLSSRRAMTTIQLADGDSFMLGGLMSSDDIEEISKIPLLGDIPILGAAFRKSSTTRKKTELVIVATVNLVKPVSPTDVRLPHMRKTTTLRRLFNIAQNEESAEYQQTNQTHAEKLVIQMLSEGGFIQ; encoded by the coding sequence ATGTTCAACCCTTTTCGCTCCTTTCCACCTTTCAGTACGACGGTGATCAGCATGATGATGCTATGTCTCAGTACATCAGTATTCGCTGCTGATAAGTTCATAACATTGAATGACGCCAATAATCTCGAATTTCCGCAAGAAATCGGCACCGTGTTTGTCAGTCAACCTGACATCCTCGATTACAAAGTGATCGACAACCGTAAACTGGTCATTTTTTCCAATAAAATCGGCCAAGCCAAAGTGATCGTGTATGGCAAAGAAAATCAGGTACTGCTGTCACAACGCTACCACGTCGACATCAACCTGTCGCAAGTGCGCCGCCAACTCAAGCTTTACTACCCAGATTTAAATATCTCTGTGAGCTCAGTAGGCGAACAAGTTGCAGTCCGCGGCACCGTCAACAATGAAAAACAGCGTGACGACATCTACCGCATGGTTGCCACCTTATTAGGTAAGAAAGAAATCGAACGCTATAACGAAGCCGAAAAGCTGAAGTTTGTTGAATCCGGCTTTGAAGAAGCCAATTGGGTTCGTTACAGCAAAAATTACATCTGGGAGGGTATCGTTGAAGGATTGGTGATTGCCCAAGCCCAACAAGTAAACGTGAAAATTTCTGTCGCGCAAGTGACCAAAGAATTCAATGAAACTATCGGGGTCGACTGGTCAACAGTTGGTCGTAGCGTCGGTGAATTTTCATTTTTAAAATTTAAAGCTAACGATTTATCTACCGTCATTAACGCAATTGGTAACGACAACATTGCCGAAATATTAGCGGAACCGAACCTCACTGTCTTATCCGGTGAATCGGCCAGCTTCTTAGTCGGCGGGGAAGTACCCGTCATCGTCACCAACGATAATTCTACTAATATCAGTTTCAAAGAGTTCGGTATCAAACTCGAACTGTCTGCCAAAGTATTGAGCAACAAAAGCATCAAATTGCAGCTCGCACCAGAAGTCAGTGCAGTGGAGGGTTACGTGAAAGCTGCGGGCATCGAAGTCCCACAACTGTCTTCACGCCGTGCCATGACTACTATTCAATTGGCCGATGGCGACAGCTTCATGCTCGGTGGTTTGATGAGCAGCGATGACATAGAAGAAATCAGCAAGATTCCGTTATTGGGTGACATTCCCATATTAGGCGCCGCGTTCCGTAAGTCCAGTACGACCCGCAAGAAAACCGAATTAGTGATTGTCGCAACCGTGAATTTGGTCAAGCCCGTATCACCGACGGATGTACGTTTGCCACACATGCGTAAAACCACCACGCTGCGCCGCTTATTCAATATTGCTCAAAACGAAGAATCGGCTGAATACCAACAAACCAACCAAACACACGCTGAAAAGCTTGTAATCCAGATGCTCAGCGAAGGAGGGTTCATTCAATGA